A region from the Plasmodium berghei ANKA genome assembly, chromosome: 9 genome encodes:
- a CDS encoding pre-mRNA-processing factor 6, putative: MKSIKNGMYNFNPSKEDPFGKAPVGYVAGKGRGVTGFSGGVSRDDITEDKDKNDYSDFNYDEFHGYSESLFKDTEYDEEDKEADDIYESIDSRIDVRRKSRRENKLKEEILKIRAQKPTIQEQFSDLKKNLANVTLEEWESIPNVLNYSRQKQKKMPKNYLPAPDSLIMNKLNESNSHLNYAGSSGNTNGLKTPLGLKTPLGLYTPMSLGFQTPFLRNSINSTNYGIDTPLFGKNNRSGLINSGLNTPFTLSGYATPFAISGYSTPLNGSNINGYNTPITNERINNTNMLSLNDLGEARGTVLSVKLDELIDNVEGQTVIDPKGYLTNLNAKNLTNDSDIADINKARALLKSVINTNRKHGPGWIAAARVEELAQRKDKAKEIIIKGCIECSKNEDVWLEAIRLEDKLSESKIILAKAIKNIPTSVKLWLEAYKKEKNVQDKRKVLRKAIECIPNSVVLWKEAISLENENNAYILLKRAVECIPQCIEMWIALARLCKYSEAQKVLNEARKQIPTSAEIWINASKLEEKHGNVNMVDVIIKRCIENLSQKNVIHERDKWIKFAEECEKSDFLHTCQSIIKNTMNIGVENLNKKRIYKQDAQNCINNKSLHTARCIYNEALKIFKTKKSLWLDLANLELTHGNQENVDDVLQRAVKNCPHSSVLWLMYAKQKWLNNEIDAARKILAESFMHNQNTEVISLAAVKLERENNEFQRARILLKKSRVQCNTPKIWMQSVQLERLLGNYKDAKELVHEGLKIHKKFDKLYMIAGHIELEMANLKENNVEHNEEINLNNAYDKAQQIYQQGLKYCPESINLWLCAIDLQITKKSYTSARALVEKAKIKIKNIHSLSINTKVLKNKEIIESNEQYIHDEEIGNNLNHTKNDDNNNDNISNSKNELENKNINVNASVKVIENYDLLWLKLIEIELSCNNLNINPIISEALKECPTSGILWSKAIELENKNLQNSKSVTAFNNCGNNCYVILIVAIIFWNNYKIGKSRKWFYRAITLNPSFGDGWATFLAFEIDQENEINQKDIINKCIKAEPNRGYMWNKITKRIENWRLNYPQKMYRYIKERFPHVLNKPISGNIWKIINDENVALPTLKTEDSSKTVENSELIQKSDENTTLDQTNDEDCTLDKAKNNKRKETNSKNTETAKNKKTKS, encoded by the exons atgaaaagcATAAAAAACGGaatgtataattttaatcCATCAAAAGAGGATCCATTTGGGAAAGCACCAGTTGGATATGTGGCTGGGAAAGGAAGAGGAGTAACGGGATTTTCTGGGGGTGTTAGTAGAGATGATATTACAGAAGATAAggataaaaatgattattCAGATTTTAATTATGATGAATTTCATGGATATTCAgaatcattatttaaagaTACTGAATATGATGAAGAAGATAAAGAAGCTGATGATATTTATGAATCTATTGATTCTCGTATAGATGTGAGAAGAAAAAGTAGaagagaaaataaattaaaagaagagattttaaaaataagagCACAAAAACCAACTATACAAGAACAATTTagtgatttaaaaaaaaatttagcTAATGTTACATTAGAAGAATGGGAATCAATACCaaatgttttaaattattctaggcaaaaacaaaaaaaaatgccaAAAAACTATTTACCAGCTCCAGATAGTCttattatgaataaattaaatgaatcAAATTCACATCTAAATTATGCTGGTTCTTCAGGAAATACTAATGGCCTTAAAACACCTTTAGGTCTTAAAACGCCTTTGGGTTTATATACGCCAATGAGTTTAGGATTTCAAACCCCATTTTTAAGAAATTCAATAAATTCAACAAACTACGGTATTGATACACCATtatttggaaaaaataatagaagTGGATTAATCAATAGTGGCTTGAATACACCATTTACTCTCTCTGGATATGCAACACCATTCGCTATCTCGGGATATTCAACACCTTTGAATGGTTCAAATATTAATGGGTATAATACGCCAATAACTAATGAACGAATTAATAACACAAATATGCTATCTTTAAATGATTTAGGAGAAGCTAGAGGTACTGTACTTTCTGTAAAATTAGATGAACTCATTGATAATGTGGAAGGACAAACTGTTATTGATCCTAAAGGatatttaacaaatttaaatgcAAAAAATTTAACTAACGATTCTGATATAGCAGATATAAACAAAGCAAGGGCATTATTAAAATCGgttataaatacaaatagaAAGCATGGTCCTGGTTGGATTGCAGCTGCACGAGTTGAAGAGCTAGCTCAAAGAAAAGATAAAgcaaaagaaataattataaaaggTTGTATTGAATGTTctaaaaatgaagatgTATGGTTAGAGGCTATAAGATTAGAAGATAAATTAAGTGAAtctaaaataatattagcaaaagcaataaaaaatattcctaCATCTGTTAAATTATGGTTGGaagcatataaaaaagaaaaaaatgttcaAGATAAAAGAAAAGTTTTACGAAAAGCAATTGAATGTATCCCTAATTCAGTAGTTTTGTGGAAAGAAGCAATTTCTcttgaaaatgaaaataatgcatatattttactaaAACGAGCTGTTGAATGTATACCTCAATGTATAGAGATGTGGATTGCATTAGCACgattatgtaaatatagTGAAGCGCAAAAAGTTTTAAATGAAGCTAGGAAACAAATTCCAACAAGTGCAGAAATATGGATCAATGCATCTAAATTAGAAGAGAAACATGGTAATGTTAATATGGTTGATGTTATTATAAAGAGATGTATAGAAAACTTATctcaaaaaaatgtaatacaTGAAAGGGATAAATGGATTAAATTTGCTGAAGAGTGTGAAAAATCAGATTTTTTGCATACATGCCAAAGTATTATTAAGAATACTATGAATATCGGTgtagaaaatttaaataaaaaaagaatttaTAAACAAGATGCacaaaattgtataaataataaatcattACATACAGCTAGATGTATATACAATGAAgctttaaaaatttttaaaacaaaaaaatctTTATGGTTAGATTTAGCTAATTTAGAATTAACACATGGTAATCAAGAAAATGTAGATGATGTTTTACAAAGAGCTGTTAAAAATTGTCCACATTCTAGTGTTCTATGGTTAATGTATGCAAAACAAAAATGGCTAAATAACGAAATAGATGCAGccagaaaaatattagcaGAATCATTTATGCATAATCAAAATACAGAAGTAATATCACTAGCAGCTGTTAAATTAGAAagagaaaataatgaatttcAAAGAGCTAGaatacttttaaaaaaatcaagAGTTCAATGTAATACTCCAAAAATATGGATGCAATCTGTACAATTAGAAAGGTTATTAGGAAATTACAAAGATGCAAAAGAACTAGTTCATGAAGGTTTAAagattcataaaaaatttgataaaCTATATATGATAGCTGGACATATAGAATTGGAAATGGCcaatttaaaagaaaacaatGTCGAAcataatgaagaaataaatcTTAATAACGCTTATGATAAAGCACAACAAATATACCAACAAGGTTTAAAATATTGTCCAGAATCTATTAATTTGTGGTTATGTGCTATTGATTTgcaaattacaaaaaaaagctATACATCTGCTAGAGCATTAGTAGAAAaagcaaaaataaaaattaaaaatatacattcaTTAAGCATAAATACCAAagtgttaaaaaataaagaaatcaTAGAAAGTAATGaacaatatatacatgatgaagaaataggaaataatttaaatcacacaaaaaatgatgataacaataatgataatatatcaaatagtaaaaatgaattagaaaataaaaatattaatgtaAATGCATCTGTAAAAGTTattgaaaattatgatCTACTTTGGTTAAAGCTTATTGAAATAGAATTATCATGTAATAATCTAAATATAAATCCTATTATTTCAGAAGCTTTAAAAGAATGTCCAACTTCTGGAATATTGTGGTCAAAGGCTATAgaattagaaaataaaaatttacaaaatagtAAATCTGTTACGGCTTTTAATAATTGTGGAAATAATTGTTATgttattttaattgttgctattatattttggaataattataaaataggTAAATCAAGAAAGTGGTTTTACAGAGCTATCACTTTAAACCCTTCTTTTGGTGATGGATGGGCTACATTCTTAGCCTTCGAAATTGAtcaagaaaatgaaattaatcAAAAGGATATAATTAACAAATGCATAAAGGCGGAACCCAACCGAG GATATATGTGGAACAAAATCACAAAACGAATAGAAAACTGGAGATTAAATTACCCACAAAAAATGTACAGATATATTAAAGAGCGTTTTCCTCATGTTTTAAACAAACCAATTTCTGGCAACATATGGAAAATTATCAATGACGAAAATGTTGCTTTACCTACTTTAAAAACAGAAGATAGTTCCAAAACTGTTGAGAATTCAGAATTAATTCAAAAATCGGACGAAAATACAACATTAGATCAAACAAATGATGAGGATTGCACATTAGATAAggcaaaaaataataaaagaaaagaaacaAATTCGAAAAATACCGAAACAgcgaaaaataaaaaaacaaaaagttAA
- a CDS encoding 60S ribosomal protein L36, putative produces MGRKSTIKPSTGIAVGFNSGHIVTKRSVKKSIKKKKVPKNKDLINDVVREIAGFSPYEKRLIELIKVGTSAATKRSLKYAKKKLGTHKRGKAKREEIQKIVMMQRRKAATDKH; encoded by the exons ATGGGAAGGAAATCAACGATAAAACCTTCAACTGGAATAGCAG TTGGTTTTAATAGCGGACATATTGTTACCAAAAGGAGTGTCAAgaaaagtataaaaaaaaaaaaagtaccaaaaaacaaagatttaataaatgatgTTGTTAGAGAAATAGCTGGATTTAGCCCATATGAAAAAAGATTAATTGAATTGATAAAAGTAGGAACATCAGCAGCAACTAAAAGAAGCTTGAAATATgctaagaaaaaattaggCACACATAAAAGAGGAAAAGCAAAAAGAGAAGAGattcaaaaaatagttATGATGCAAAGAAGAAAAGCCGCAACTGATAAGCATTAA
- a CDS encoding essential nuclear protein 1, putative, with the protein MAKIKVRKKQKHAGTFEENLKNVVVSKNGILKKKKNKNKKLTEKHKKKNTLNKIIKLANITNENDYSDYDDDDIIDFNNSQENKFLEFNDDIENEVIDDTNFYDDNEINSNQNYMINSYEGPNDILEDLNIKINKNGYKGEGNIVDSSNNKLNDFNKDSEQKTKIDTMVEKCYRVVGENLAIYKKGKLHQALTILVKSPKWYELLLLTTPKKWTTQAVFEVTKLFSSGLKEKDVCIYYKHILLPIILENIELNKKLDGFLYKTLIKSLYKSKAWFKGLLYPVLLKDSTKKQIVIFGSVIQKMSISINIVTCCLNDIFKFQWNSHISYILAIFFNKKYAFSKEFIEKSVDYFLTFENYPSPLTINWHKSLLTLIQNYRGLVNDEQIAKLKILLKKKNHHQITSEILKHIYSPEYFINQISNLCMDTGMNNV; encoded by the exons atggcgAAGATTAAagtaagaaaaaaacaaaagcATGCTGGGACATTtgaagaaaatttaaaaaatgttgtAGTCTCAAAAAATGggatattaaaaaaaaaaaaaaacaaaaacaaaaaattaacagaaaaacataaaaaaaaaaacacattaaataaaattattaaattagcaaatataacaaatgaaaatgattatTCAGATTATGATGATGATGATATAATCGATTTCAACAATTCtcaagaaaataaatttttagaaTTTAATGACGACATAGAAAATGAAGTTATAGATgatacaaatttttatgatgataatgaaataaattcaaatcaaaattatatgattaATAGTTATGAAGGAccaaatgatatattagaagatttaaacataaaaatcaATAAAAATGGTTATAAGGGGGAAGGAAATATTGTAGATAgttcaaataataaactaAATGACTTTAATAAGGATTCTGAACag aaaaCGAAGATAGATACAATGGTTGAAAAATGCTATAGGGTTGTAGGAGAAAATTTAgcaatttacaaaaaaggaaaattgCATCAAGCCCTTACAATATTAGTAAAATCACCAAAATGGTATGAATTACTTTTATTAACAACTCCAAAAAAATGGACAACACAAGCAGTTTTTGAAGTAACCAAATTGTTTTCATCTggtttaaaagaaaaagatgtatgtatatattataagcATATTTTACTACCCATAATATTAGAAAACATTGAATTAAACAAAAAGCTTGATGgatttttatataagacattaataaaatctttatataaatcaaaaGCATGGTTTAAAGGCCTTTTGTATCCAGTTTTGTTAAAa GATTCTAccaaaaaacaaattgtGATATTTGGGAGTgttattcaaaaaatgagTATATCAATAAATATTGTAACTTGTTGCCTTAATGACATTTTTAAGTTCCAATGGAATTCTCacatttcatatattttagctattttttttaataaaaaatatgctttTTCTAAAGAA tttaTTGAAAAGTCAgttgattattttttaacatttgAAAATTATCCTAGTCCATTAACAATAAATTGGCACAAATCATTATTAACCCTAATCCAGAATTATAGAG GTTTAGTAAATGATGAGCAAATagcaaaattaaaaatattgttaaaaaaaaaaaatcaccATCAAATAACAAGTGAAATATtaaagcatatatattcacCCGAATACTTTATTAATC AAATTAGCAATTTATGTATGGACACTGGAATGAATAATGTGTAG
- a CDS encoding tetratricopeptide repeat protein, putative: MEEDFNIDENYIKQLSEKYKNVEHPLFMDELPTNIEENEDLLALYNLIITDENELSLAKNYKEVGNDYFKDGIKYFEDAIISYTKGIDVLENYLKKREADQLKNKKLMNKSTNYSQNGSSKPNDSTSYKKNHEIGDNKNANENPHDTSLNLNSPKEEDIICIKDINNLLSDLYCNRGITHYKKKKYIKCLDDCKKAFSFNNKKYKSLYYSILCSYYIGIYNDAYEYVKVFDKLLQDEDIKNTVNLKDYLNIKKEVTQKYEQFLERKKKNEQERKIMAKNEKNKITVIQDILKKRNIQLVENLYNDNNNIVPVFYLDENMYIHFTVFLIYIENNIIETILDFAENQCVMDYYSFIKKNKNTDILYCYIEFPDDKYYMINNDSYICDVINNIKLFSRIMAIHIIENEEANRFFKSNRNIVFLESP, encoded by the coding sequence atggaaGAAGATTTCAACATTGacgaaaattatattaagcAATTATCAgaaaagtataaaaatgttgaaCATCCTTTATTTATGGATGAACTTCCAACAAATATcgaagaaaatgaagattTGTTAGCATTAtacaatttaataataactgatgaaaatgaattaaGTTTAGccaaaaattataaagaaGTAGGAAATGACTACTTTAAAGATggaattaaatattttgaagaTGCCATAATAAGTTATACTAAAGGTATTGATGTATTGGAAAATTatcttaaaaaaagagaagCAGATcagttaaaaaataaaaaattaatgaataaAAGTACGAACTATTCACAAAATGGTTCTAGTAAGCCAAACGATTCAACTagctataaaaaaaaccaCGAAATTGGTGacaataaaaatgcaaatGAAAACCCTCATGACACTTCTCTAAATCTAAATAGTCCGAAAGAAGAAGacattatatgcataaaagatataaacaatttacTTTCAGACTTATACTGTAATAGGGGTATTActcattataaaaaaaaaaaatacataaaatgCTTAGATGATTGCAAAAAggcattttcatttaataataaaaaatacaaaagtCTTTATTACAGTATTTTGTGCTCCTATTACATaggtatatataatgacgCATATGAATATGTAAAAGTTTTTGATAAGTTATTACAAGatgaagatataaaaaataccgtaaatttaaaagattatttaaatataaaaaaggaagTCACACAAAAATATGAGCAATTTttagaaagaaaaaaaaaaaatgaacaggaaagaaaaattatggctaaaaatgaaaaaaataaaatcaccGTTATTcaagatatattaaaaaaaagaaatatacaacttgttgaaaatttatacaatgataataataatattgttcctgtgttttatttagacgaaaatatgtatatacattttacagtttttctaatatatatagaaaataatattattgaaaCTATTTTAGATTTCGCAGAAAATCAATGTGTAATGGATTATTAtagttttattaaaaaaaataaaaatacagaTATActttattgttatattgAATTTCCAgatgataaatattatatgataaacaatgattcatatatttgtgatgtaattaataatattaaattattttcgaGAATTATGGCAATCCatattattgaaaatgaagaagCAAATCGCTTTTTCAAATCCAATagaaatattgtttttttggAATCACcataa
- a CDS encoding heat shock protein J2, putative, with translation MNSTNEKKRKRITNLNSIIWLLLSFFLTCAEGVDYYKRLGLKRNATKDDISKAYRKLAKEYHPDIAPDKEKDFIEIANAYETLSDPEKRKMYDMYGENYAEASQGFGGGPGGPGGGGPGGFGNGFPFDQDVVNEIFRQFSGGGRGGNSGGNFHFKFSSGGNKGYNSGPRYGGSHPFEEEYYEDIYKNEVLKINSKNSNSIIDDINYSLLINFYSSSSSECISFKKIYLKLSKKYDGYINFAVINCDEEKALCKKYKVRSLPHMILIKKNKTYETLYGSKTEDNVKNFINNNIPYSFTEIKNKKNLDKFLTKSADIPKVLFFISHKDNIIMLKVLSMEFEKRLNIGIVYDTNYTIMKIFKKRNIKTPSILLIEDIDTLEGDLTHLKTVDFNILSLKLSHIVAQHRLKNNLYGHITSYQELTKKKYDSGHCNEKDSQICFFILKLLNQNYKSLDEDIKRVATKFSNDPLKILYINIFNQPYILDSFGLTNECKHPNCLILVAFRPKRQRFRVFDGEVNYNNVLNFIDNVVSGGLSINQNIKKGLNFLKNSYYDEL, from the coding sequence ATGAATTCAACAAATGAAAAGAAAAGGAAAAGAATAACAAATTTGAATTCTATTATTTGGTTATTattgtcattttttttgacaTGCGCTGAGGGAGTGGATTATTATAAAAGGCTAGGATTAAAACGAAATGCAACAAAAGATGATATTTCAAAAGCTTATAGAAAACTGGCTAAGGAATATCATCCTGATATAGCCCCAGATAAGGAAAAGGATTTTATAGAAATTGCAAATGCATATGAAACATTATCTGATCCTGAGAAAAGGAAAATGTATGACATGTATGGAGAAAATTATGCTGAAGCATCTCAAGGGTTTGGAGGAGGACCAGGAGGGCCAGGGGGAGGCGGACCAGGGGGGTTTGGAAATGGATTTCCTTTTGATCAGGATGTTGTAAATGAGATATTTAGACAATTTTCTGGGGGAGGTCGAGGTGGAAATTCAGGAGGGAATTTTCATTTCAAATTTAGTTCAGGAGGGAATAAGGGATATAATTCAGGACCAAGATATGGTGGGAGTCATCCATTTGAAGAAGAATATTAtgaagatatatataaaaatgaagtattgaaaataaatagtaaaaacTCAAATTCAATAATTgatgatataaattattcattacttataaatttttattcctCTTCTAGTTCGGAATgtatatcatttaaaaaaatatatttaaaattatcaaaaaaatatgatgggtatataaattttgcAGTTATAAATTGTGATGAAGAGAAAGCattatgcaaaaaatataaagtaAGATCATTGCCGCATAtgatattaattaaaaaaaataaaacatatgaAACATTATATGGTAGTAAAACTGAAGATAATGTTaagaattttataaataataatattccatattcatttacagaaattaaaaataaaaaaaacctcgataaatttttaacaaaaagtGCGGATATACCtaaagttttattttttatatcacaTAAAGATAACATTATTATGCTTAAAGTTTTATCCATGgaatttgaaaaaagaTTAAATATAGGAATTGTATATGATACTAATTATactattatgaaaatatttaaaaaaagaaatataaaaacaccATCAATATTACTTATTGAAGATATAGATACTTTGGAAGGAGATTTAACACATTTAAAAACGGttgattttaatattttatcattaaaaCTAAGCCATATTGTTGCACAACAtagattaaaaaataatttatatggCCATATTACCTCATATCAAGAATtaaccaaaaaaaaatatgattcGGGTCATTGTAATGAAAAAGATTCacaaatttgtttttttatattaaaattattgaatcaaaattataaaagcCTTGATGAAGACATCAAAAGAGTAGCAACCAAATTCTCAAATGATcctttaaaaattttgtatattaatatttttaaccAACCATATATTCTTGATTCTTTTGGATTAACAAATGAATGCAAACATCCGAATTGCTTAATTTTAGTTGCATTCAGACCCAAAAGACAAAGATTTAGAGTATTTGATGGAGAAGTTAATTACAATAATGTTCTCAATTTTATCGATAATGTAGTTAGTGGAGGTTTGTCAATTAATCAAAACATCAAAAAGGGGttgaattttttgaaaaactCATACTATGATGAATTATAA
- a CDS encoding endoplasmic reticulum-resident calcium binding protein, putative, whose product MKGYKYSLSVLSLLYLLTNYAKAMENPMKYTDMKGLEDLSTLSDVQINDIFGLTGDEVKDRLTKLFGVIDKNQDKVLSDDEITAWFEYVKNEVFLKQVQIEMKQIDSDKDGFISLPELNDAFSQNLDPKEVEKHADGLLKRFQIVDKDKDNKLNINEVGLLIDPMKDNDLKELEINEILEHHDTNKDGKISIDEFKETRSDDINMKKDDELALDDFNFFDANRDGFIDREEIVKVYFDPSNDAASVGLNDVKDNIFEGKPITFDLWNEKALKFAVTSLTDYGDVIRYPQDFKLDIGKNVILPSSKNRMGDDSLNPDNDLSDDKDSDDESSDGSDKQNITDEL is encoded by the coding sequence atgaaggGATACAAGTATAGTTTATCAGTACTATCGTTGCTTTACCTATTAACTAACTATGCGAAGGCAATGGAAAATCCAATGAAATATACGGACATGAAAGGTCTTGAGGATTTAAGCACTTTAAGTGATGTTCAAATAAATGACATTTTTGGATTGACTGGTGATGAAGTAAAAGATAGATTAACAAAATTGTTTGGTGTAATTGACAAAAACCAAGATAAAGTACTTAGTGATGATGAAATAACTGCATGGTTTGAATATGTTAAAAACGaagtatttttaaaacaagTACAAATTGAAATGAAACAAATAGATTCAGATAAAGATggttttatttcattaccTGAATTAAATGATGCATTTTCACAAAATTTAGATCCAAAAGAAGTTGAAAAACATGCAGACGGTTTATTAAAAAGATTTCAAATCGTTGATAAAgataaagataataaattaaatataaatgaagtTGGATTGTTAATAGATCCAATGAAAGATAACgatttaaaagaattagaaattaatgaaatttTAGAACACCATGATACAAATAAAGATGGAAAAATATCAATTGATGAATTTAAAGAAACAAGATctgatgatataaatatgaaaaaagatGATGAATTAGCATTAGATgattttaatttctttGATGCAAATAGAGATGGATTTATAGACAGAGAAGAAATTGTTAAAGTATATTTTGATCCATCTAATGATGCTGCTTCTGTAGGTTTAAATGATGTCAaagataatatttttgaaggAAAACCAATTACATTTGATTTATGGAATGAAAAGGCATTAAAATTTGCAGTAACATCTTTAACTGATTATGGTGATGTTATTAGATACCCTCAAGATTTTAAATTAGATATTggtaaaaatgttatattgccatcatcaaaaaatagaatGGGTGATGATAGCTTAAACCCTGATAATGATTTATCTGATGATAAAGATAGCGATGATGAATCTTCTGATGGATCAGACAAACAAAACATCACCGATGAATTATAA
- a CDS encoding succinyl-CoA synthetase alpha subunit, putative has protein sequence MKYSNIKNLCFPLKGRNYSATSKVFIDKNTTVICQGLTGKQGSFHTTEALKYGTKMVGGVNPSKKGSTWTSIDNKYTLPVFGSVFEAKEKTNCYASVIYVPHQHAKNAIIESIESEIPLIVCITEGICQHDMLEVKACLNMSKKSRLIGPNCPGIIKPGESKIGILPSHIHKKGCVGIVSRSGTLTYEGVNQTTKVGLGQSTCIGIGGDPFHGTSFIDCLKLFLEDDETKCILLIGEIGGNAEEQVAEWLIENNVDDPEKKKKKKNIFAFIAGRCAPPGKRMGHAGALISGGKGTADGKIEALRNAGVHVVINPTKIGEEIYNVMKDII, from the exons atgaaatattctaatatcaaaaatttGTGCTTCCCTTTAAAG GGAAGAAATTATTCTGCTACCAGCAAAGTGTTTATTGATAAAAACACAACAGTAATATGTCAAGGCCTTACAGGGAAACAA GGAAGTTTTCACACGACAGAGGCGCTAAAATATGGAACAAAAATGGTTGGTGGTGTAAACCCATCAAAAAAGGGAAGTACATGGACAAGTATTGATAACAAATATACATTGCCTGTTTTTGGATCTGTTTTTGAAGctaaagaaaaaacaaactGCTATGCATCAGTTATTTATGTACCACATCAACATGCTAAAAATGCAATTATCGAATCTATTGAATCTGAAATACCATTAATTGTTTGTATAACAGAAGGTATATGCCAACATGATATGTTAGAAGTAAAAGCATGTTTAAATATGTCAAAAAAAAGTCGATTAATAGGTCCTAATTGCCCAGGAATTATAAAACCAGGCGAATCGAAAATTGGAATATTACCATCacatattcataaaaaggGTTGTGTAGGTATTGTAAGTAGAAGTGGTACATTAACATATGAAGGAGTAAATCAAACAACAAAAGTTGGTTTAGGTCAATCTACTTGCATAGGCATAGGGGGAGATCCATTTCATGGTACAAGTTTTATTGACTGtcttaaattatttttagaagATGATGAAACAAAATGCATATTACTAATTGGAGAAATTGGAGGTAATGCAGAAGAACAAGTAGCTGAATGgttaatagaaaataatgttGATGAtccagaaaaaaaaaaaaaaaaaaaaaacatatttgcATTTATAGCTGGTAGATGTGCACCTCCAGGAAAACGCATGGGCCATGCTGGTGCATTGATTAGTGGAGGTAAAGGAACAGCTGATGGAAAAATTGAAGCTTTAAGAAATGCAGGTGTCCATGTTGTTATTAATCCTACTAAAATAGGcgaagaaatatataatgtcATGAAggatataatataa